From one Pseudopipra pipra isolate bDixPip1 chromosome 2, bDixPip1.hap1, whole genome shotgun sequence genomic stretch:
- the PCDH9 gene encoding protocadherin-9 isoform X5: protein MDLRDFYLLAALIACLRLDSALAQELIYTIREELPENVPIGNIPKDLNISHINAATGTSASLVYRLVSKAGDAPLVKVSSNTGEIFTTSNRIDREKLCAGASYAEENECFFELEVVILPNDFFRLIKIKIIVKDTNDNAPMFPSPVINISIPENTLINSRFPIPSATDPDTGFNGVQHYELLNGQSVFGLDIVETPEGEKWPQLIVQQNLDREQKDTYVMKIKVEDGGTPQKSSTAILQVTVSDVNDNRPVFKESQVEVHIPENAPVGTSVIQLHATDADIGSNAEIRYIFGAQVAPATKRFFALNNTTGLITVQRSLDREETAIHKVTVLASDGSSTPARATVTINVTDVNDNPPNIDLRYIISPINGTVYLSEKDPINTKIALITVSDKDTDVNGKVICFIEREVPFHLKAVYDNQYLLETSSLLDYEGTKEFSFKIVASDSGKPSLNQTALVRVKLEDENDNPPIFSQPVIELSVSENNRRGLYLTTISATDEDSGKNADIVYQLGPNASFFDLDRKTGVLTASRVFDREEQERFIFTVTARDNGTPPLQSQAAVIVTVLDENDNSPKFTHNHFQFFVSENLPKYSTVGVITVTDADAGENKAVTLSILNDNENFVLDPYSGVIKSNVSFDREQQSSYTFDVKAVDGGQPPRSSTAKVTINVMDVNDNSPVVIYPPSNTSFKLVPLSAIPGSVVAEVFAVDIDTGMNAELKYTIVSGNNKGLFRIDPVTGNITLEEKPTPNDVGLHRLVVNISDLGYPKSLHTLVLVFLYVNDTAGNASYIYDLIRRTMETPLDRNIGDSSQPYQNEDYLTIMIAIVAGAMVVIVVIFVTVLVRCRHASRFKAAQRSKQGAEWMSPNQENKQNKKKKRKKRKSPKSSLLNFVTIEESKPDDAVHEPINGTISLPAELEEQSIGRFDWGTAPPTTFKPNSPDLAKHYKSASPQSAFHLKPDTPVSVKKHHVIQELPLDNTFVGGCDTLSKRSSTSSDHFSASECSSQGGFKTKGPLHTRQALNFGDMPKYLWEIWVPDKPWVSQRRVTFHLPDGSQESCSDSGLGDHEPVGGGTLISHPLPLVQPQDEFYDQASPDKRTEADGNSDPNSDD from the coding sequence ATGGACCTGAGGGATTTTTACCTGTTGGCTGCTCTGATTGCCTGTTTAAGGCTGGATTCTGCTCTAGCTCAAGAACTTATTTACACTATTAGAGAGGAGCTGCCTGAAAACGTACCCATAGGGAACATACCAAAGGACCTGAACATTTCTCATATCAATGCTGCCACAGGGACCAGTGCCAGCCTTGTCTACAGACTGGTGTCTAAAGCGGGGGATGCGCCTCTGGTCAAAGTGTCCAGTAACACGGGGGAAATTTTTACAACATCTAACAGAATAGACAGAGAAAAACTCTGTGCTGGAGCTTCCtatgcagaagaaaatgagtGTTTCTTTGAACTTGAAGTGGTGATTCTCCCTAATGACTTTTTTAGGCtgatcaaaataaaaatcattgtAAAGGATACTAATGACAATGCACCTATGTTTCCATCCCCCGTCATCAATATCTCCATCCCAGAAAACACTCTGATCAACAGTCGTTTTCCAATCCCATCAGCAACAGATCCTGACACAGGTTTCAACGGTGTGCAGCACTATGAGTTGTTAAATGGGCAGAGTGTCTTTGGACTGGATATTGTAGAAACTCCAGAAGGAGAGAAATGGCCTCAGCTAATTGTGCAGCAGAACTTGGACAGAGAGCAAAAGGACACCTACGTGATGAAAATCAAAGTAGAGGATGGAGGTACCCCCCAGAAATCCAGCACAGCTATCCTGCAAGTCACAGTAAGTGATGTCAATGATAACAGGCCAGTCTTTAAAGAGAGTCAAGTAGAGGTCCATATACCAGAGAATGCCCCTGTAGGCACTTCTGTAATTCAGCTTCATGCTACAGATGCTGATATAGGAAGCAATGCAGAAATCAGATATATTTTTGGTGCCCAAGTCGCCCCTGCAACCAAAAGATTTTTTGCTTTAAACAACACCACAGGGCTGATTACAGTTCAGAGGTCCTTAGATCGAGAAGAGACTGCTATTCACAAAGTGACAGTGTTGGCTAGTGATGGTAGCTCTACACCAGCCCGAGCAACTGTCACCATCAATGTCACTGATGTAAATGATAACCCTCCTAACATAGACCTCAGGTACATAATAAGTCCCATCAATGGCACAGTGTACTTATCTGAGAAAGATCCCATCAATACAAAGATTGCCCTAATTACAGTTTCAGATAAGGACACTGATGTGAATGGCAAAGTGATCTGTTTCATTGAGAGAGAGGTCCCCTTCCACTTGAAAGCAGTTTACGACAACCAGTACTTGTTAGAGACGTCTTCTTTGTTGGACTATGAGGGCACCAAAGAATTCAGCTTTAAAATTGTGGCTTCTGATTCTGGCAAGCCCAGTTTGAACCAGACTGCCCTGGTAAGAGTTAAGCTGGAGGATGAAAATGACAACCCTCCGATTTTCAGCCAGCCTGTAATTGAGCTGTCAGTTTCTGAAAACAACCGGCGTGGTCTATACTTAACAACTATTAGTGCCACAGATGAAGACAGTGGGAAAAATGCAGACATTGTTTATCAGCTTGGTCCTAATGCCTCCTTTTTTGATCTGGATCGAAAAACAGGAGTTTTGACAGCCTCCAGAGTTTTTGACAGAGAAGAGCAGGAGCGTTTCATTTTCACTGTTACAGCCCGAGACAATGGCACCCCTCCTTTGCAGAGTCAAGCGGCTGTGATTGTAACCGTGTTGGATGAAAACGACAACAGTCCCAAATTTACTCATAATCATTTCCAGTTTTTTGTATCAGAGAACTTGCCAAAGTATAGCACAGTGGGGGTGATCACAGTGACTGATGCGGATGCTGGGGAAAATAAAGCAGTGACCCTTTCCATCCTGAATGACAACGAAAACTTTGTGCTGGATCCGTATTCTGGAGTTATAAAGTCCAATGTTTCCTTTGATCGAGAACAGCAGAGCTCTTACACCTTTGATGTTAAAGCAGTGGATGGAGGGCAACCTCCTCGCTCTTCTACAGCGAAAGTAACCATAAATGTGATGGATGTTAACGATAACAGCCCCGTTGTCATCTACCCACCTTCTAATACTTCTTTTAAGCTAGTGCCACTCTCAGCAATTCCAGGATCGGTGGTAGCTGAAGTCTTTGCTGTGGATATAGACACTGGCATGAATGCTGAGCTGAAGTACACAATTGTAAGCGGCAATAACAAGGGTTTGTTTCGGATTGATCCAGTGACAGGTAATATCACTCTGGAAGAAAAACCAACTCCTAATGATGTGGGCCTGCATCGCCTAGTTGTCAACATAAGTGATTTGGGTTATCCCAAATCCCTGCATACTCTTGTGCTTGTATTTTTGTATGTAAATGATACTGCTGGAAATGCCTCTTATATTTATGACTTGATACGCAGGACTATGGAAACCCCTCTGGATCGGAACATAGGGGACAGCAGCCAACCCTACCAAAATGAGGACTATCTCACAATCATGATTGCTATTGTAGCAGGTGCCATGGTTGTCATAGTGGTGATATTTGTCACAGTTCTTGTTCGATGTCGACATGCATCCAGATTCAAAGCTGCCCAGAGGAGCAAGCAAGGTGCTGAGTGGATGTCTCCCAATCAGGAGaacaagcaaaacaagaaaaagaaaaggaagaaaaggaaatctcCAAAGAGCTCTCTTTTGAACTTTGTGACAATTGAAGAGTCCAAACCTGATGATGCAGTTCATGAACCTATCAACGGGACAATAAGccttccagcagagctggaggagcaaAGTATAGGAAGATTTGATTGGGGCACAGCACCACCAACAACCTTTAAGCCTAACAGTCCTGATCTTGCCAAGCATTACAAATCTGCCTCTCCGCAGTCTGCTTTTCATCTCAAACCTGACACTCCAGTTTCAGTGAAAAAGCACCATGTGATTCAGGAACTCCCGTTGGACAACACCTTTGTTGGTGGTTGTGACACCCTTTCCAAACGCTCTTCCACTAGTTCAGATCACTTCAGTGCCTCAGAGTGCAGTTCCCAAGGAGGCTTCAAGACAAAGGGCCCCTTACACACCAGACAG
- the PCDH9 gene encoding protocadherin-9 isoform X6, producing the protein MDLRDFYLLAALIACLRLDSALAQELIYTIREELPENVPIGNIPKDLNISHINAATGTSASLVYRLVSKAGDAPLVKVSSNTGEIFTTSNRIDREKLCAGASYAEENECFFELEVVILPNDFFRLIKIKIIVKDTNDNAPMFPSPVINISIPENTLINSRFPIPSATDPDTGFNGVQHYELLNGQSVFGLDIVETPEGEKWPQLIVQQNLDREQKDTYVMKIKVEDGGTPQKSSTAILQVTVSDVNDNRPVFKESQVEVHIPENAPVGTSVIQLHATDADIGSNAEIRYIFGAQVAPATKRFFALNNTTGLITVQRSLDREETAIHKVTVLASDGSSTPARATVTINVTDVNDNPPNIDLRYIISPINGTVYLSEKDPINTKIALITVSDKDTDVNGKVICFIEREVPFHLKAVYDNQYLLETSSLLDYEGTKEFSFKIVASDSGKPSLNQTALVRVKLEDENDNPPIFSQPVIELSVSENNRRGLYLTTISATDEDSGKNADIVYQLGPNASFFDLDRKTGVLTASRVFDREEQERFIFTVTARDNGTPPLQSQAAVIVTVLDENDNSPKFTHNHFQFFVSENLPKYSTVGVITVTDADAGENKAVTLSILNDNENFVLDPYSGVIKSNVSFDREQQSSYTFDVKAVDGGQPPRSSTAKVTINVMDVNDNSPVVIYPPSNTSFKLVPLSAIPGSVVAEVFAVDIDTGMNAELKYTIVSGNNKGLFRIDPVTGNITLEEKPTPNDVGLHRLVVNISDLGYPKSLHTLVLVFLYVNDTAGNASYIYDLIRRTMETPLDRNIGDSSQPYQNEDYLTIMIAIVAGAMVVIVVIFVTVLVRCRHASRFKAAQRSKQGAEWMSPNQENKQNKKKKRKKRKSPKSSLLNFVTIEESKPDDAVHEPINGTISLPAELEEQSIGRFDWGTAPPTTFKPNSPDLAKHYKSASPQSAFHLKPDTPVSVKKHHVIQELPLDNTFVGGCDTLSKRSSTSSDHFSASECSSQGGFKTKGPLHTRQCSPSSP; encoded by the coding sequence ATGGACCTGAGGGATTTTTACCTGTTGGCTGCTCTGATTGCCTGTTTAAGGCTGGATTCTGCTCTAGCTCAAGAACTTATTTACACTATTAGAGAGGAGCTGCCTGAAAACGTACCCATAGGGAACATACCAAAGGACCTGAACATTTCTCATATCAATGCTGCCACAGGGACCAGTGCCAGCCTTGTCTACAGACTGGTGTCTAAAGCGGGGGATGCGCCTCTGGTCAAAGTGTCCAGTAACACGGGGGAAATTTTTACAACATCTAACAGAATAGACAGAGAAAAACTCTGTGCTGGAGCTTCCtatgcagaagaaaatgagtGTTTCTTTGAACTTGAAGTGGTGATTCTCCCTAATGACTTTTTTAGGCtgatcaaaataaaaatcattgtAAAGGATACTAATGACAATGCACCTATGTTTCCATCCCCCGTCATCAATATCTCCATCCCAGAAAACACTCTGATCAACAGTCGTTTTCCAATCCCATCAGCAACAGATCCTGACACAGGTTTCAACGGTGTGCAGCACTATGAGTTGTTAAATGGGCAGAGTGTCTTTGGACTGGATATTGTAGAAACTCCAGAAGGAGAGAAATGGCCTCAGCTAATTGTGCAGCAGAACTTGGACAGAGAGCAAAAGGACACCTACGTGATGAAAATCAAAGTAGAGGATGGAGGTACCCCCCAGAAATCCAGCACAGCTATCCTGCAAGTCACAGTAAGTGATGTCAATGATAACAGGCCAGTCTTTAAAGAGAGTCAAGTAGAGGTCCATATACCAGAGAATGCCCCTGTAGGCACTTCTGTAATTCAGCTTCATGCTACAGATGCTGATATAGGAAGCAATGCAGAAATCAGATATATTTTTGGTGCCCAAGTCGCCCCTGCAACCAAAAGATTTTTTGCTTTAAACAACACCACAGGGCTGATTACAGTTCAGAGGTCCTTAGATCGAGAAGAGACTGCTATTCACAAAGTGACAGTGTTGGCTAGTGATGGTAGCTCTACACCAGCCCGAGCAACTGTCACCATCAATGTCACTGATGTAAATGATAACCCTCCTAACATAGACCTCAGGTACATAATAAGTCCCATCAATGGCACAGTGTACTTATCTGAGAAAGATCCCATCAATACAAAGATTGCCCTAATTACAGTTTCAGATAAGGACACTGATGTGAATGGCAAAGTGATCTGTTTCATTGAGAGAGAGGTCCCCTTCCACTTGAAAGCAGTTTACGACAACCAGTACTTGTTAGAGACGTCTTCTTTGTTGGACTATGAGGGCACCAAAGAATTCAGCTTTAAAATTGTGGCTTCTGATTCTGGCAAGCCCAGTTTGAACCAGACTGCCCTGGTAAGAGTTAAGCTGGAGGATGAAAATGACAACCCTCCGATTTTCAGCCAGCCTGTAATTGAGCTGTCAGTTTCTGAAAACAACCGGCGTGGTCTATACTTAACAACTATTAGTGCCACAGATGAAGACAGTGGGAAAAATGCAGACATTGTTTATCAGCTTGGTCCTAATGCCTCCTTTTTTGATCTGGATCGAAAAACAGGAGTTTTGACAGCCTCCAGAGTTTTTGACAGAGAAGAGCAGGAGCGTTTCATTTTCACTGTTACAGCCCGAGACAATGGCACCCCTCCTTTGCAGAGTCAAGCGGCTGTGATTGTAACCGTGTTGGATGAAAACGACAACAGTCCCAAATTTACTCATAATCATTTCCAGTTTTTTGTATCAGAGAACTTGCCAAAGTATAGCACAGTGGGGGTGATCACAGTGACTGATGCGGATGCTGGGGAAAATAAAGCAGTGACCCTTTCCATCCTGAATGACAACGAAAACTTTGTGCTGGATCCGTATTCTGGAGTTATAAAGTCCAATGTTTCCTTTGATCGAGAACAGCAGAGCTCTTACACCTTTGATGTTAAAGCAGTGGATGGAGGGCAACCTCCTCGCTCTTCTACAGCGAAAGTAACCATAAATGTGATGGATGTTAACGATAACAGCCCCGTTGTCATCTACCCACCTTCTAATACTTCTTTTAAGCTAGTGCCACTCTCAGCAATTCCAGGATCGGTGGTAGCTGAAGTCTTTGCTGTGGATATAGACACTGGCATGAATGCTGAGCTGAAGTACACAATTGTAAGCGGCAATAACAAGGGTTTGTTTCGGATTGATCCAGTGACAGGTAATATCACTCTGGAAGAAAAACCAACTCCTAATGATGTGGGCCTGCATCGCCTAGTTGTCAACATAAGTGATTTGGGTTATCCCAAATCCCTGCATACTCTTGTGCTTGTATTTTTGTATGTAAATGATACTGCTGGAAATGCCTCTTATATTTATGACTTGATACGCAGGACTATGGAAACCCCTCTGGATCGGAACATAGGGGACAGCAGCCAACCCTACCAAAATGAGGACTATCTCACAATCATGATTGCTATTGTAGCAGGTGCCATGGTTGTCATAGTGGTGATATTTGTCACAGTTCTTGTTCGATGTCGACATGCATCCAGATTCAAAGCTGCCCAGAGGAGCAAGCAAGGTGCTGAGTGGATGTCTCCCAATCAGGAGaacaagcaaaacaagaaaaagaaaaggaagaaaaggaaatctcCAAAGAGCTCTCTTTTGAACTTTGTGACAATTGAAGAGTCCAAACCTGATGATGCAGTTCATGAACCTATCAACGGGACAATAAGccttccagcagagctggaggagcaaAGTATAGGAAGATTTGATTGGGGCACAGCACCACCAACAACCTTTAAGCCTAACAGTCCTGATCTTGCCAAGCATTACAAATCTGCCTCTCCGCAGTCTGCTTTTCATCTCAAACCTGACACTCCAGTTTCAGTGAAAAAGCACCATGTGATTCAGGAACTCCCGTTGGACAACACCTTTGTTGGTGGTTGTGACACCCTTTCCAAACGCTCTTCCACTAGTTCAGATCACTTCAGTGCCTCAGAGTGCAGTTCCCAAGGAGGCTTCAAGACAAAGGGCCCCTTACACACCAGACAG